A part of Arachis hypogaea cultivar Tifrunner chromosome 12, arahy.Tifrunner.gnm2.J5K5, whole genome shotgun sequence genomic DNA contains:
- the LOC112729778 gene encoding uncharacterized protein, which translates to MGATPFHHSILEVRLPKHFDKPTDMKYDGTQDPQEHLTAFEARMNLEGVGDEVRCRAFPVTLAGPAIRWFNALTQGSVTTFGDIARAFLAQFTTRIAKAKHPINLQRVTQRVGEPTRKYLDRFNDECLEIDGLTDSVASLFLTNGLSNEDFRKHLTTKPVWTMQEIQNVAREYINDEEVSKVMAANKRQPAYSQARQPGSGERPKEHSKDEASAKTYKLFPRIDALEQAIQEGKLAEFSHLIREPRRRERDRTDDDKSRTVKKRQELEEDNERGLTIVNVVVGRDAAPRSKLASRKDAKVLAVSSTSRTPLSNKIPSLSFGPEDIWFDDLPENPPMVITARVGMGLVKWILVDTEADSNIIFRNVFNALGLRDTDLKNHQHGVVRLGNNFIKPDGVVSLPVSIRGG; encoded by the exons ATGGGGGcaacccctttccaccattcgatCCTGGAAGTCCGGCTACCGAAGCACTTCGATAAGCCAACGGACATGAAGTATGATGGTACCCAAGACCCCCAGGAACACctaacggcctttgaggccaggatgaacctggaaggggTGGGTGATGAAGTAAGATGTCGCGCTTTCCCAGTAACCTTAGCGGGACCGGCAATTCGGTGGTTCAACGCCCTAACCCAAGGCTCGGTGACGACCTTTGGGGACATCGCCCGCGCTTTCCTGGCCCAATTCACTACACGTATCGCAAAGGCAAAGCATCCGATCAACCTGCAACGGGTAACCCAGAGAGTTGGCGAACCGACTAGGAAGTACCTAGACAGGTTCAATGACGAGTGCTTGGAAATTGACGGCCTAACCGATTCGGTGGCCAGCTTATTCCTAACGAATGGATTATCAAATGAGGACTTCAGGAAGCATCTTACCACCAAGCCCGTATGGACTATGCAAGAGATCCAAAACGTGGCTCGGGAGTATATCAATGATGAAGAGGTCAGCAAGGTCATGGCGGCCAATAAGCGGCAGCCTGCCTACAGTCAAGCTCGACAACCCGGTAGCGGGGAAAGGCCAAAGGAGCACTCCAAGGACGAAGCTTCAGCCAAGACTTACAAACTGTTCCCCCGGATAG ACGCCCTGGAGCAGGCAATCCAAGAAGGTAAGCTGGCCGAATTCTCGCATCTCATAAGGGAACCTAGGAGGCGGGAACGCGACCGAACCGACGATGACAAGAGCCGCACCGTAAAGAAGCGGCAAGAGCTAGAGGAGGACAATGAGCGCGGCCTCACTATCGTGAACGTAGTGGTCGGAAGAGACGCGGCCCCTAGGTCCAAGTTAGCCAGCAGGAAAGATGCCAAGGTTTTGGCCGTGTCCTCGACCAGTCGCACACCCCTATCCAACAAGATACCCTCCTTATCATTTGGACCTGAGGACATATGGTTTGATGACCTACCGGAAAATCCTCCCATGGTAATCACGGCTAGAGTCGGAATGGGCCTAGTAAAGTGGATCCTAGTGGACACGGAGGCAGATTCGAACATAATCTTCCGCAATGTGTTCAATGCGCTGGGCCTCCGAGATACCGACCTGAAGAACCACCAACACGGTGTGGTCAGATTGGGCAACAACTTCATCAAACCCGATGGGGTAGTCTCTTTGCCAGTGTCTATACGAGGAGGATGA